One segment of Setaria viridis chromosome 4, Setaria_viridis_v4.0, whole genome shotgun sequence DNA contains the following:
- the LOC117851221 gene encoding protein NRT1/ PTR FAMILY 4.6, which produces MEGGARDAERWEGYVDWRNRPATRGRHGGMLAASFVLVVEVLENLAFLANASNLVTYLMRFMHYSPSQSATAVTNFMGTAFLLALLGGFLSDAFFTTYTIYIVSAFIEFTGLVILLVQARTPSLMPPQCAKAPCEPVSGAKKAMLFAGLYVTALGIGGIKGSLPSHGAEQFDEHAPRGRKGRSTFFNYFVFCLSVGALIAVTFAVWVEDNKGWQWGFGISTIAILLSIPVFAAGYGMYRNKVPTGSPLTTIAKVLLAAALARRGGAQSASNGAVIDRAPSPTGSTDMKEYCKTGEMGVISDAAAAAGDEPAEPSRELAFLNRAAQCQAPPNGLLACTVQEVEDVKIVLMVLPIFFSTIMLNCCLAQLSTFSVEQAATMDTRVGKLTVPPASLPVFPVTFIILLAPVYDHVIIPFARRVTGTEMGISHLQRIGTGLVLSIVAMAVAAVVEVKRKNVAADNGMLDSAKPLPISFFWIAFQYLFLGSADLFTLAGLLEFFFSEAPSRMRSMATSLSWASLALGYYLSSVLVSIVNSATAHGGHRPWLQGASLNHYHLERFYWVMCVLSTLNYLVFLFWAIRYKYRNAGVIKG; this is translated from the exons ATG gagggcggcgcgcgggacgcGGAGCGGTGGGAGGGGTACGTGGACTGGCGGAACCGACCGGCGACGAGGGGCCGGCACGGCGGCATGCTCGCGGCCTCCTTCGTGCTCG TGGTGGAGGTGCTTGAGAACCTGGCGTTCCTGGCGAACGCGAGCAACCTGGTGACCTACCTGATGCGGTTCATGCACTACTCGCCGTCGCAgtcggcgacggcggtgacCAACTTCATGGGCACGGCGTTCCTGCTCGCGCTCCTCGGCGGCTTCCTCTCCGACGCCTTCTTCACCACCTACACCATCTACATCGTCAGCGCCTTCATCGAGTTCACG GGGCTGGTGATCCTGTTGGTGCAGGCGCGGACGCCGTCGCTGATGCCGCCGCAGTGCGCCAAGGCGCCGTGCGAGCCCGTGTCGGGCGCCAAGAAGGCGATGCTGTTCGCGGGGCTGTACGTCACGGCGCTGGGCATCGGCGGGATCAAGGGCTCGCTGCCCTCCCACGGCGCGGAGCAGTTCGACGAGCACGCGCCGCGGGGCCGCAAGGGCCGCTCCACCTTCTTCAACTACTTCGTCTTCTGCCTCTCCGTCGGCGCGCTCATCGCCGTCACCTTCGCCGTCTGGGTCGAGGACAACAAGGGGTGGCAATGGGGGTTCGGCATCTCCACCATAGccatcctcctctccatccCGGTCTTCGCCGCGGGATACGGGATGTACCGGAACAAGGTGCCCACGGGGAGCCCGCTCACCACCATCGCCAAGGTCCTCCTCGCGGCGGCtctcgcgcggcgcggcggagcgcAGAGCGCCAGCAACGGCGCCGTCATCGACCGGGCGCCCAGCCCCACGGGGAGCACCGACATGAAGGAGTACTGCAAGACCGGCGAGATGGGGGTcatctccgacgccgccgcggccgccggtgaTGAGCCGGCCGAGCCGTCGCGGGAGCTCGCGTTCCTGAACCGCGCCGCGCAGTGCCAGGCGCCGCCGAACGGGCTGCTCGCGTGCACggtgcaggaggtggaggacgtCAAGATCGTGCTCATGGTTCtgcccatcttcttctccaccaTCATGCTCAACTGCTGCCTGGCGCAGCTGTCCACGTTCTCGGTCGAGCAGGCGGCCACCATGGACACGCGGGTGGGCAAGCTCACCGTGCCGCCAGCGTCGCTCCCCGTGTTCCCGGTCACCTTCATCATCCTCCTCGCGCCCGTCTACGACCACGTCATCATCCCCTTCGCGCGCCGCGTGACGGGGACCGAGATGGGCATCAGCCACCTCCAGCGCATCGGCACCGGGCTCGTCCTCTCCATCGTCGCCATGGCggtggccgccgtcgtcgaggTGAAGCGCAAGAACGTTGCCGCCGACAACGGGATGCTGGACTCGGCCAAGCCCCTGCCCATCAGCTTCTTCTGGATCGCGTTCCAGTACTTgttcctggggtcggcggaccTGTTCACGCTGGCGGGGCTGCTCGAGTTCTTCTTCAGCGAGGCGCCGTCGCGGATGCGCTCGATGGCGACGTCGCTGTCGTGGGCGTCGCTGGCGCTGGGATACTACCTCAGCTCCGTGCTGGTGTCCATCGTGAACAGCGCGACGGCGCACGGCGGGCACCGGCCGTGGCTGCAGGGTGCCAGCCTGAACCACTACCACCTGGAGCGGTTCTACTGGGTCATGTGCGTGCTCAGCACCCTCAACTACCTCGTCTTCTTGTTCTGGGCCATCAGGTACAAGTACAGAAACGCTGGAGTCATCAAAGGGTAA